A single Lactuca sativa cultivar Salinas chromosome 8, Lsat_Salinas_v11, whole genome shotgun sequence DNA region contains:
- the LOC111917094 gene encoding DNA repair protein RAD51 homolog: MEQRQRNQKMAHQEDQEQQQDEQSEEMQHGPFPVEQLQASGIAAIDVKKLKDAGLCTVESVAYSPRKELLQIKGISEAKVDKIIEAASKLVPLGFTSAGQLHQQRLEIIQISSGSRELDKILDGGIETGSITELYGEFRSGKTQLCHTLCVTCQLPLDQGGGEGKAMYIDAEGTFRPQRLLQIADRFGLNGNDVLENVAYARAYNTDHQSRLLLEAASMMVETRFALMIVDSATALYRTDFSGRGELSARQMHLAKFLRSLQKLADEFGVAVVITNQVVAQVDGSAMFSGPQIKPIGGNIMAHASTTRLALRKGRGEERICKVISSPCLAEAEARFQISTEGVNDVKD; the protein is encoded by the exons ATGGAGCAGAGGCAGAGAAACCAGAAGATGGCTCACCAAGAAGACCAAGAACAGCAGCAGGATGAACAATCAGAAGAAATGCAGCATGGCCCTTTTCCAGTCGAACAACTTCAG gcatCTGGAATCGCTGCCATTGATGTAAAGAAGCTGAAAGACGCTGGTTTATGTACAGTTGAATCTGTAGCATACTCTCCTCGGAAGGAGCTTCTGCAAATCAAAGGAATTAGTGAAGCTAAAGTTGACAAAATTATCGAGGCAG CTTCCAAATTGGTCCCTTTGGGTTTCACTAGTGCAGGCCAACTCCATCAACAAAGGCTTGAAATAATCCAAATATCTTCAGGGTCAAGAGAGCTTGACAAGATTTTAGATG GAGGAATCGAGACTGGATCTATTACTGAGCTATATGGTGAATTTCGGTCTGGAAAGACTCAGCTTTGTCACACTTTATGTGTAACTTGCCAA CTTCCATTAGATCAAGGTGGTGGTGAGGGGAAAGCAATGTACATTGATGCTGAAGGTACCTTCAGGCCACAAAGACTCTTACAGATAGCTGACAG GTTTGGGTTGAATGGTAATGATGTATTGGAGAATGTAGCATATGCACGAGCATACAACACAGATCATCAATCAAGACTCTTGCTTGAAGCTGCTTCAATGATGGTCGAAAccag GTTTGCACTTATGATAGTGGACAGTGCAACTGCTCTTTATAGAACTGATTTCTCTGGTAGAGGTGAACTATCAGCCAGACAGATGCATCTTGCAAAGTTCTTGAGGAGCCTTCAGAAGTTGGCAGATGAG TTTGGTGTAGCTGTGGTGATCACTAATCAAGTTGTGGCCCAAGTAGATGGTTCAGCCATGTTTTCAGGGCCTCAAATTAAACCAATTGGTGGTAACATCATGGCTCATGCCTCTACAACAAG GCTGGCTTTGAGGAAAGGAAGGGGGGAAGAACGGATTTGCAAAGTGATTAGTTCCCCGTGTTTAGCTGAAGCTGAAGCTAGGTTTCAGATTTCTACAGAAGGTGTTAATGATGTCAAAGATTGA
- the LOC111917045 gene encoding auxin-responsive protein SAUR78, whose translation MAKGGKLTKIKSVLKKWHSFGNGKPPGVTKSNSDEDDYLQQNLTHSNSHAVYVGKSRRRYLINSDVAQHPLFQELVERSGSGDEDTNVTIECEVVLFEHLLWMIENADPQPDALHELVDFYAC comes from the coding sequence ATGGCGAAAGGTGGAAAGCTAACCAAGATCAAATCGGTGCTGAAAAAGTGGCATTCATTTGGAAACGGGAAGCCACCTGGTGTGACGAAATCCAATTCCGATGAGGATGACTACCTGCAGCAGAACTTGACCCATTCGAATTCTCATGCTGTCTATGTAGGCAAATCACGGCGGCGCTACCTTATAAACTCCGATGTGGCCCAACACCCGTTGTTCCAAGAGCTTGTGGAACGTTCAGGTTCAGGCGATGAGGATACCAATGTGACGATTGAGTGCGAGGTTGTGTTGTTTGAACATCTGTTGTGGATGATCGAGAATGCAGATCCTCAACCTGACGCTTTGCATGAGCTTGTGGATTTTTACGCTTGCTGA